ACCTCGGGAAAGGAAGGCTCCAAATCAGTTGCAATTACTGAGAACTACACCTTAAATTTCAACATCAAATGTCCAACATGTTCTGACGACGTACAACATCGTGCATGCTGAAATGCCGGTAATTACTGTTTAAAAGTAAGATGCGCAATAAACTCTGATTTTCGATTCCAGAAGTGGGAAAAGCCTACTGTAAAAACGAAAAGCAAGTCCTGACTAACTTGGGTCAACTTCTGATAGGGAAAAACGAGTTGAATTTTGTTTTTTTCGCAACCCTATTCCTGACTTTGGGTTTTAATGCATACTCCGCGGAGGCGAAAGCACAGAGCCCTACTGAGTCCCGGAAGGCAAAACCGTCTGTATCAGCGTTCAAAGTTGAAGGCGGTCTTACGATGGCCGTTGGCTCGATTGCTATCCCGTATTGCCAGGACGCGATCTGGCAAGTGTTGACAGATTATGAGCATCTATCCCAGTTCATTGAGGAGATGGATTCATCTGGAGTTCTGGCGGATTCGGGAAATGCGAAAATTATCTATCAAGCGGGAACCGGGAGCTTTCTGTTCTTCCGAAGACATCTGTATGTGAAGCTCATGGTTCAGGAATTCTTCCCGGACAGCATCTCCTTTTACCAACTCCACGGCCCGTTTAAAGATTATTATGGTTATTGGCATCTGACAAAGGACGAGACCACTGGAGTTACCACCACGCAGTGTATTGTAGTGGCTAAACCTGATTTTTTCGTACCAGGCTTTATTTACCGCCTGGTGATCAGTAAGAATTATCGAAAGATTTTAACAGATGTATTGACTGAAGTCGAACGCAGGGTAAAACATCCTTGAGCTTACTTTCGAACACGTACGCAGTTGGGCAAGACTATGATAGATAAGATTCAATCTGACAATAATCCCCTTAAAATAGTCCGGTATGGGCGCTATTTTAGATTTTTTAGACCTTCCGCCTGAATTTTGCTTTTCGAAGTGTATTGAGAATTCTTAAAAAACAATACGAAACGAGTTGCATTGTCTGTCATCGTTATTTTTGCTTTTATCGCTCCTGTGATTGCCAACTCTTCTTCATGGAACATCGACGCTGAGCATTCAAACATACACTTTAAAGCAAAGCGCTTCCTGATTTCACACGTCAGTGGAAGTTTCAGCGAGATTAGCGGGGTGATGATCGGCAATAACGTAGAGATTACCATCAACTTAGAATTCACCAAAGAAGCCCCCTGAGGAGTTAAAGGGGATTTCCTTTTCTGCGAGGGAACATACGGCCATAGTGTAACGGCAAGTCGGATCACTGCACCCCGAGGTGCCGCCCCCGAAAAAGTCGAGGCAGGGTAGCTGAGGTTCGCTGAGGAACAGCTTGTTGCAAGGAGCATCCTGCGGGAAAACGCGATCAGGCTCTACAGGCTGAAAAGGCACCTCTCTGAGTTTGACGAAGCTCAAGAACAACCAGCGGCGGTTTCAGGCTGAGGTTTACTCGAATTTCCAGTTGGTGATCTCTTTAAAAGCCCATTCCGGGGATTTGTCCTGGTGACAGTTATTGCACCCATTGGGGGTTCCGTTGGCCAGTGTCGATCGCGGCGACAGAAAATTGAAGCTGTGGTCACGGGAATCCCATTTCACCGCATTTTTACCGGTCTCCGGCATGTGACACTCTATGCATTTACTACCCGGGCCCTGCTCCTGATGGTGAGTATGCTCGGAGAGAGAAATTTTATAGACCGCCTGGGGTGAGTTTTCTCCGTGGCAGGAGAGACATAATGAGTTGGTGCCGGAAGATTTTACGGTAAAAGATGTATAGCGGCTGCCGTGAGAATCGTGGCAGGTAAAACAATTAATCCCGTAATGGTACATTTTGCTTTGGATAAAAGTGTTGCCTTGAACGCGGTTTTTATGCGCATTGCCATCGGCCCACAGTTCATATGAATTTTCTCCGGTCGGCCTGCCGTAATTCCAATATTGCTTCAAATCTTCCCCTGGTTTATAACCCACCGGCCAGGCATATTCCTCGAAATCTCCTTTGGGCGGCCTTCCGCTCATATGGCATTGAAAACAAATCATATTGCCCCGCTCATGGCTGAGCTTTAGCGGATTGATGATATTTCCCCCTTTTTCGTCGTCGAGATGAAGACCGCCGGGGCCATGGCACGCCTCGCAGGCGATATTCGGTTCAGCGGGAATTTTTTTTAACACATCGAAACCGGTGGTGTGGCACCCTTCACACAATTTCGAACTCGGGCGTTTATTCCATTGCCTGGGATAGATGTCTTCTGCAGCCCACCAGTCATTTTTAGGGAAATATTTAACCCATTCCTTTGTTTCAACATTCCACTGAGCAGGCAGAATATAATAATCGTCACCTATCTTTTTGGCATACCTCTGCTTGAATCTACTCCCTATCAGCATATCTACATCATTTATGGTAAAGGTGAGATCGTCATCCCGGCTGGAAAAATCTCCCAGGACGTTTTTCTCCGGGCCGCTTTTTACCACCTCCTGTTCCATCCTGGAGTGCAGAGTCGTTTTCCAGCCCGTATAATGCTGCTCATGGCAGGCTTCACAAATCTGCGAGCCTACATATAAATTATTGCCTGCCTCTGCACAGTGGCCGGAAGAAAAGGCCAGAAAAACAGGCAACAGAGTGAAACTCATTATCCCGTACATTACAGCTATCCGTCTCATCATCCGTTCCTCCATCTCCAGCCCCCCCGGGGCTAAAGGGTATCGTATCTCGCGTGATGTCTCAAAAGATGAACTGCGCTCCCAGGTAAAGAAGCAAGTCCGAGCCGCCACTTGCGCCACCACCGAGACTTCTCCCGCCTGAGGCCAGCAAGGTGAATCCCTGGTGAGTCTCAAATCTGGCGCCCAGGTTGAAAACCCACTCGCTCTCATCAAATCCGGTAGTAGAGGTACCGTAGATTTCCCCCATTAATTCGAGCCTTTCCGAGAATTCATGTCCCAGGGCAAGGCCAAATAGCAACTCATCCTCGCCGCTTGAAAGGAAAGCGTAGCCGAGTTCTCCGTTCACCGAAAGAGGACCCAGCTCTCCTGCCACTTCTAAAGGCAGGAGAAATTCCGAACCATCTTCAACGAGGCCCCGCCGGGCAGACGAAGTCGGGTTGTTGAATTCAAACTGAGGGTAGGTCGAAATATCTACTCCATGATCCTCCCGATCAATAAATCGCCATTTCACTCCCAGTGTCGAATTGCCCAATCCGTTTTTTGTCTTCCCGCCCTCGTTTTTAAGTAAAAGCCAGGGCACTTCGAACTTTAGCTGTAACCGGTCTCCCAGGCCGTAATTAATATCGAGAAGCGGGCTCTCTAAGAGATGCTCTCCCCTGTTTTTCTCTACAGTCACGGCTAGATTGATTTCCAATCGACCATCTCCCGGCGTGCCGGGATCATCGGTAAGCATAGGGGGACCGCCCTGAGCATAGACTCCTGCCGCGCCGAGGGCCAGGCAGAGAATAACGACACCGGTAAAAACAGCGATTTTCATGTGAGACGGTAGATCTGCAGAGTGCGCTCTGTACCGTTTGCAAAGGAAGCCGTTACACATAAATACCGAAACTCTCACCCGGAATCTCTCCTGAGAAATGTCCCCGTTTCTATTTAACGTTCAGGAAAGAGGTATTATTACAAATAAAAGTTTTTCGCGGTCAGGGAGAATCTACGGGGGGAATAATCTCTCTAAATCATCTTCTCAAATAGCTAATTTAGTTCATTAGAGAAACTTTTTTCAACTTTTATCAAGTCTTCTGTATGTTGTAGGTGAAATCGTGCTGCGGCAGAAGTTTTAACCGACATGTACCAGCTATGATAAAGCTCAAGCTCAGTATGTTAGGGAGGCTGCTGGGATAATGCTGTGGCTGAGTCGTTTTTCAAAACCATCGAGACCGAACTAATCCGTCAGAACACATTTTTCACCAGAGATCAGGCGAAGAAGGAAATATTTGAATATATCGAGTCCTGTTAGAACCGCATCAGGAGACATTCGACATTGGGGTACAAAACTCCAGTCCAGTATGAAGGCTTAAAAAAAGCGGCTTAATCAGGTGTCCATTTTTATGTGGCAATACCAGTCGGAGATGTACTGAATATCATTCCTCGGCTCAGAAAAAAAAGGCCCCAACAGTGAAGCTGTTGAGGCATAATCAAGGATGTTTTTGGCACATATTGGCACAAAACTGTGATTGACAACTGGTCAAATGTGCCGGGGATTAATGTAACCCGTTGAAAAATATGGTCGGGGCGACTGGATTCGAAC
This DNA window, taken from Candidatus Glassbacteria bacterium, encodes the following:
- a CDS encoding YceI family protein gives rise to the protein MSVIVIFAFIAPVIANSSSWNIDAEHSNIHFKAKRFLISHVSGSFSEISGVMIGNNVEITINLEFTKEAP
- a CDS encoding cytochrome C; translation: MRASGFSTWAPDLRLTRDSPCWPQAGEVSVVAQVAARTCFFTWERSSSFETSREIRYPLAPGGLEMEERMMRRIAVMYGIMSFTLLPVFLAFSSGHCAEAGNNLYVGSQICEACHEQHYTGWKTTLHSRMEQEVVKSGPEKNVLGDFSSRDDDLTFTINDVDMLIGSRFKQRYAKKIGDDYYILPAQWNVETKEWVKYFPKNDWWAAEDIYPRQWNKRPSSKLCEGCHTTGFDVLKKIPAEPNIACEACHGPGGLHLDDEKGGNIINPLKLSHERGNMICFQCHMSGRPPKGDFEEYAWPVGYKPGEDLKQYWNYGRPTGENSYELWADGNAHKNRVQGNTFIQSKMYHYGINCFTCHDSHGSRYTSFTVKSSGTNSLCLSCHGENSPQAVYKISLSEHTHHQEQGPGSKCIECHMPETGKNAVKWDSRDHSFNFLSPRSTLANGTPNGCNNCHQDKSPEWAFKEITNWKFE
- a CDS encoding IS3 family transposase, translating into MAESFFKTIETELIRQNTFFTRDQAKKEIFEYIESC